The following coding sequences lie in one Melopsittacus undulatus isolate bMelUnd1 unplaced genomic scaffold, bMelUnd1.mat.Z mat_scaffold_433_arrow_ctg1, whole genome shotgun sequence genomic window:
- the LOC117438525 gene encoding divergent protein kinase domain 2B-like, with translation MGRWICYICSRVADSLMMLLVLALSCNPSTAAIASPSAPHVKPSYSFGRTFLGLDKCNACIGTSICKKFFKEEIRFDTWLSSHLKLPPSYLLSYSGNYTDDAKSWRMVDITRLTSKYQHDRADKRICTSLLKTKTCSLERALRRTQRFQKWLRAKRLTPDLVQVCAPWTLGPIPTRGREGAPGDPMWFGEGKRV, from the exons ATGGGGCGCTGGATATGTTACATTTGCTCCAGAGTTGCAGATTCGTTGATGATGCTCCTGGTTTTGGCTCTGAGCTGTAACCCTTCCACAGCAGCAATAGCTTCTCCGTCTGCACCCCACGTCAAACCCAGCTACAGCTTTGGCCGGACTTTCCTGGGACTTGATAAATGCAACGCCTGCATTGGAACATCCATTTGCaagaaattctttaaagaagaaataag GTTTGACACCTGgctttcttctcatttaaagCTGCCCCCCAGCTACCTGCTCAGCTACTCGGGCAACTACACTGACGATGCCAAGAGCTGGCGGATGGTTGACATCACCCGGCTGACCTCCAAGTACCAGCATGACCGGGCCGACAAGCGCATCTGCACGTCCCTGCTGAAGACAAAGACCTGCAGCCTGGAGCGTGCCCTGCGCCGCACGCAACGCTTCCAGAAGTGGCTGCGGGCAAAGCGCCTCACCCCCGACCTGGTCCAGGTCTGTGCCCCATGGACCCTGGGCCCCATACCAacaaggggaagagaaggagccCCAGGGGATCCCATGTGGTTTGGGGAGGGAAAAAGGGTCTGA